From a single Pongo pygmaeus isolate AG05252 chromosome 12, NHGRI_mPonPyg2-v2.0_pri, whole genome shotgun sequence genomic region:
- the HAAO gene encoding 3-hydroxyanthranilate 3,4-dioxygenase isoform X5: MFVGGPNTRKDYHIEEGEEVFYQLEGDMVLRVLEQGKHRDVVIRQGEIFLLPARVPHSPQRFANTVGLVVERRRLETELDGLRYYVGDTMDVLFEKWFYCKDLSTQLAPIIQEFFSSEQYRTGKPIPDQLLKEPPFPLSTRSIMEPMSLDAWLDSHRRELQAGTPLSLFGDTYETQVIAYGQGSSKGLRQNVDVWLWQLEGSSVVTMGGQRLSLAPDDSLLVLAGTSYAWERTQGSVALSVTQDPACKKPLG, translated from the exons GTATTTTACCAGCTGGAGGGAGACATGGTTCTCCGAGTCCTGGAGCAAGGGAAACACCGGGATGTGGTCATTCGGCAGGGAGAG ATATTCCTCCTGCCTGCCAGGGTGCCCCACTCACCACAGAGGTTTGCCAATACCGTGGGGCTGGTGGTTGAGCGAAGGCGGCTGGAGACCGAGCTAGATGGGCTCAG GTACTATGTGGGCGACACCATGGACGTTCTGTTTGAGAAGTGGTTCTACTGCAAGGACCTCAGCACGCAGTTGGCCCCCATCATCCAGGA GTTCTTCAGCTCTGAGCAGTACAGAACAGGAAAGCCCATCCCTG ACCAGCTGCTCAAGGAGCCACCATTCCCTCTGAGCACACGATCCATCATGGAGCCCATGTCCCTGGATGCCTGGCTGGACAGCCACCGCAGGGAGCTGCAGGCAGGCACACCACTCAGCCTGTTTGGGGACACCTATGAGACCCAG gtgatCGCCTATGGGCAAGGCAGCAGCAAAGGCCTGAGACAGAATGTGGACGTGTGGCTGTGGCAGCTG GAGGGCTCCTCGGTGGTGACAATGGGGGGACAGCGCCTGAGCCTGGCCCCTGATGACAGCCTCCTGGTGCTAGCTGGGACCTC GTATGCCTGGGAGCGAACACAAGGCTCTGTGGCCCTGTCTGTGACCCAGGACCCTGCCTGCAAGAAGCCCCTGGGGTGA